Proteins co-encoded in one Holophagales bacterium genomic window:
- a CDS encoding ABC transporter permease, producing the protein MTYAGYVLRHLTARPLRATLTAGAFAFSIGLLGFLWLLSAALEKEWSPFMAQRVIVTAKTSFFDKLPMAYLPRIEATPGVARVVPFDFVLAYFRDSRPENMVPVSSAPPGPMLEVYREADVPPDQAAAWAADPTGALVGPLLVEKFGWKTGQRVVLKAPVKGGVIETTIRAVMGYRLDSGLYIHRRYAEQLFEAEGQTNMFWILAKSRKDVDGITAALEKAFENAPVPARAMTERQWQLQFLEMLGNVKALLGSVGLATGFALLLITANSLAMSARERRGETAVLRVLGFRRRAIAGFLLGEALVYGLVGALLGGGVMSAFAHFVGAALDKTQYAGMGGLLVPDATALLLAAALSTLLAVLAGLAPALNLARRPIAALLREGA; encoded by the coding sequence TTGACCTACGCCGGCTACGTCCTCCGCCATCTGACCGCGCGGCCCCTCCGGGCGACGCTGACGGCCGGAGCCTTCGCGTTCTCCATCGGGCTGCTGGGGTTCCTCTGGCTCCTTTCGGCGGCGCTCGAGAAGGAGTGGTCGCCGTTCATGGCCCAGCGGGTCATCGTGACGGCGAAGACCTCGTTCTTCGACAAGCTGCCGATGGCCTATCTCCCCCGGATCGAGGCCACGCCCGGCGTCGCCCGGGTCGTTCCCTTCGACTTCGTTCTCGCGTACTTCCGTGACAGCCGCCCCGAGAACATGGTCCCGGTCTCCTCGGCCCCGCCCGGGCCCATGCTCGAGGTCTACCGGGAGGCGGACGTCCCGCCCGACCAGGCGGCGGCCTGGGCGGCAGACCCGACGGGGGCCCTGGTGGGACCCCTCCTCGTCGAGAAGTTCGGTTGGAAGACGGGCCAGCGTGTCGTCCTGAAGGCCCCGGTGAAGGGCGGCGTCATCGAGACGACGATCCGGGCGGTCATGGGCTATCGGCTCGACAGCGGCCTCTACATCCACCGGCGCTACGCCGAGCAGCTCTTCGAGGCCGAGGGGCAGACGAACATGTTCTGGATCCTCGCGAAGAGCCGGAAGGACGTGGACGGGATCACCGCCGCCCTCGAGAAGGCGTTCGAGAACGCCCCCGTGCCGGCACGCGCGATGACGGAGCGGCAGTGGCAGCTCCAGTTCCTCGAGATGCTCGGGAACGTGAAGGCGCTCCTCGGGAGCGTGGGGCTGGCGACGGGGTTCGCGCTGCTCCTCATCACCGCCAACAGCCTCGCCATGAGCGCGCGCGAGCGGCGCGGAGAGACCGCCGTTCTCCGCGTCCTCGGTTTCCGCCGCAGAGCGATCGCGGGATTCCTTCTCGGCGAGGCGCTCGTCTACGGTCTCGTCGGAGCGCTGCTCGGCGGCGGCGTCATGTCCGCCTTCGCGCACTTCGTCGGCGCCGCCCTCGACAAGACGCAGTACGCCGGGATGGGCGGGCTCCTCGTGCCCGACGCCACCGCGCTCCTCCTGGCGGCCGCCCTCTCGACCCTCCTCGCCGTCCTGGCCGGGCTCGCCCCCGCTCTCAACCTGGCCCGCAGGCCGATCGCGGCGCTTCTGAGAGAGGGGGCCTGA
- a CDS encoding UbiD family decarboxylase, translating to MHDLRAFLAALRAEGELLEIETEADPNLEIPEIHRRVIEQGGPALLFERPRGSAFPVVTNLFGTAKRIELAFGRRPLEFVKAAVRATHELLPPTPGKLWGFRSFFGEALKVGMKEVSHSPVTEVVETDPDLTRLPALTQWPEDGGPFLTLPLVYTEHPDKREHNLGMYRIQIHEPRQTGIHWQIGKGGGFHYHVAESKDEALPVTIFLGGPPALILAAIAPLPEGLPEMLLASLLLGRKLPVTRVPGHPHRLVAGAEFAITGKVPPNVRRAEGPFGDHYGYYSLKHDYPVLEVDRIFRRRDAIFPATVVGKPAQEDFYIGDYLQELLSPLFPVVMPSVVDLWSYGDTGFHSLAAAVVKDRYGREAISSAFRILGEGQLALTKFLLLTDVRVDLKDFRALLETVLARCRFETDLFVVSNLAMDTLDYTGPKVNEGSKGVLAGLGAPIRDLPREFSGPVPAGGRAAAVFCGGALCVSGPSWQEDRDFAARLARDPAIAEWPLVALVDDAAAAARDARSFLWHVFTRFEPGADVHAARTEIVRNQIARSAPIVLDARMKPWMPGVVEADPRTVALVDRRWREYFPAGSAGTRL from the coding sequence ATGCACGACCTGCGCGCGTTCCTCGCCGCCCTGAGAGCCGAGGGAGAGCTCCTCGAGATCGAGACCGAGGCCGACCCGAACCTCGAGATCCCCGAGATCCACCGGCGGGTCATCGAGCAGGGGGGGCCGGCGCTCCTGTTCGAGCGCCCGAGGGGCTCCGCCTTTCCCGTCGTCACGAACCTGTTCGGCACCGCGAAGCGGATCGAGCTCGCGTTCGGCCGTCGCCCCCTGGAATTCGTGAAGGCTGCCGTCCGTGCGACGCACGAGCTCCTCCCGCCGACCCCCGGAAAGCTGTGGGGCTTCCGCTCCTTCTTCGGCGAGGCGCTGAAGGTGGGAATGAAGGAGGTCTCTCACTCCCCCGTCACCGAGGTCGTCGAGACCGACCCCGACCTGACGCGTCTTCCGGCTCTCACGCAGTGGCCCGAGGACGGCGGCCCGTTCCTCACGCTGCCGCTCGTCTACACGGAACACCCCGACAAGCGCGAGCACAACCTCGGGATGTACCGGATCCAGATCCACGAGCCGCGGCAGACCGGCATCCACTGGCAGATCGGCAAGGGGGGCGGGTTCCACTATCACGTCGCCGAGTCGAAGGACGAGGCGCTTCCCGTCACGATCTTCCTGGGCGGCCCCCCGGCGCTCATCCTCGCTGCGATCGCGCCCCTCCCCGAAGGGCTTCCCGAGATGCTCCTCGCCTCGCTCCTCCTGGGCAGAAAGCTCCCCGTGACGCGCGTGCCGGGCCACCCGCACCGCCTCGTCGCGGGTGCCGAGTTCGCGATCACGGGAAAGGTGCCGCCGAACGTGCGGCGCGCGGAGGGGCCGTTCGGCGACCACTACGGCTACTACTCGCTGAAGCACGACTACCCCGTTCTCGAAGTCGACCGCATCTTCCGGCGCCGCGACGCGATCTTCCCGGCCACCGTCGTCGGAAAGCCGGCGCAGGAGGACTTCTACATCGGGGACTACCTGCAGGAGCTTCTGTCGCCGCTCTTCCCGGTCGTCATGCCGAGCGTCGTCGACCTCTGGAGCTACGGCGACACCGGCTTCCACTCGCTCGCGGCGGCCGTCGTGAAGGACCGCTATGGGCGCGAGGCGATCTCGTCGGCGTTCCGGATCCTCGGCGAAGGGCAGCTCGCCCTGACGAAGTTCCTCCTCCTGACGGACGTTCGCGTCGACCTGAAGGACTTCCGCGCGCTCCTCGAGACCGTCCTCGCCCGCTGCCGGTTCGAGACCGACCTCTTCGTCGTCTCGAACCTCGCCATGGACACGCTCGACTACACCGGCCCGAAGGTGAACGAGGGGTCGAAGGGCGTCCTCGCCGGCCTCGGCGCCCCGATCCGCGACCTCCCGCGCGAGTTCTCGGGCCCGGTCCCTGCGGGAGGGCGGGCGGCCGCGGTCTTCTGCGGCGGGGCGCTCTGCGTCTCCGGACCTTCGTGGCAGGAGGACCGGGACTTCGCCGCGCGCCTCGCACGCGATCCGGCGATCGCGGAGTGGCCCCTCGTCGCCCTCGTCGACGACGCGGCGGCTGCCGCAAGAGACGCGCGCTCTTTCCTCTGGCACGTCTTCACCCGCTTCGAGCCGGGAGCCGACGTCCACGCCGCCCGGACCGAGATCGTGAGGAACCAGATCGCCCGTTCGGCGCCGATCGTCCTCGACGCCAGGATGAAGCCCTGGATGCCGGGCGTCGTCGAGGCCGACCCTCGGACCGTCGCCCTCGTCGACCGCCGGTGGCGGGAGTACTTCCCGGCGGGAAGCGCCGGCACGCGTCTCTGA
- a CDS encoding protein kinase, which produces MNPPAVERIAHYRIVRRVGRGGMGIVYRAVDERDGKTVALKVIRETEVAGDESAPHVAEARVRFTREAEILQALLHANVVTFYEIGEEDGTPYLAMEYLEGKPIGSYAGRPFPETLPLLIQAANGMEYLASRGIVHRDLSPDNVFVVETGGEKTVKLLDFGIAKLFESAAAESLTATGFFLGKVAYGSPEQLGSLGQGVPLDWRSDVYSLGVIFYQVLAGRRPFEGRAPVEYIAAHLNHLPPPVAAPPGSPALPMELVRLLGQMLEKRREDRPQTYRDITERLVSVLRSTGASGELPPRKADAGDPGSAPPASSPRGPTAPTQLVAGRAPSAPAPVRRTAGIVLAGAALLALLFWGALTRRPETDAAPPKNAAGRPPRSPATAELRITSVPWASVVSVVDVKSGTAVPLPSPAETPLVLPVPPGRYRVTVAEPPPGSARAELEVAVAAGEPALVPLTLRPLEELEETLR; this is translated from the coding sequence GTGAACCCGCCCGCCGTAGAACGGATCGCCCACTACCGGATCGTCCGCCGTGTCGGCCGCGGCGGGATGGGAATCGTCTACCGAGCGGTGGACGAGCGGGACGGCAAGACCGTCGCGCTGAAGGTGATCCGCGAGACCGAGGTGGCGGGCGACGAGTCGGCGCCGCACGTGGCCGAGGCGCGGGTTCGCTTCACGCGGGAGGCCGAGATTCTCCAGGCGCTCCTGCACGCCAACGTCGTGACCTTCTACGAGATCGGCGAGGAGGACGGGACGCCCTACCTGGCGATGGAGTACCTCGAGGGAAAACCGATCGGAAGCTACGCCGGCCGGCCGTTTCCCGAGACTCTCCCGCTCCTGATCCAGGCCGCAAACGGAATGGAGTACCTCGCCTCCCGCGGCATCGTGCACCGCGACCTCTCGCCCGACAACGTCTTCGTGGTCGAGACCGGTGGCGAGAAGACCGTCAAGCTCCTCGACTTCGGCATCGCCAAGCTTTTCGAATCTGCCGCGGCGGAGTCGCTCACCGCGACCGGCTTCTTTCTCGGAAAGGTCGCCTACGGGTCGCCGGAGCAGCTCGGCTCCCTGGGCCAGGGCGTGCCGCTCGACTGGCGGAGCGACGTCTACAGCCTCGGCGTCATCTTCTACCAGGTGCTCGCGGGGCGCCGCCCGTTCGAGGGGCGCGCCCCGGTGGAGTACATCGCCGCGCACCTGAACCACCTGCCGCCGCCCGTCGCCGCACCGCCAGGGTCCCCTGCCCTTCCGATGGAGCTCGTCCGGCTCCTCGGTCAGATGCTCGAGAAGAGGCGCGAGGACCGCCCGCAGACCTATCGCGACATCACCGAGCGGCTCGTCTCGGTCCTGCGGTCGACCGGGGCGTCGGGCGAGCTACCTCCTCGCAAGGCGGACGCGGGCGACCCGGGGAGCGCGCCGCCGGCCTCGTCGCCCCGCGGGCCGACCGCGCCGACGCAGCTCGTCGCGGGCCGCGCCCCGTCGGCGCCTGCGCCGGTGCGGAGGACTGCGGGCATCGTCCTCGCCGGCGCGGCCCTCCTGGCGCTTCTCTTCTGGGGAGCGCTCACGCGCCGACCGGAGACGGACGCCGCCCCACCGAAGAACGCGGCAGGGCGGCCCCCTCGCAGCCCGGCGACGGCGGAGCTCCGAATCACGTCGGTCCCGTGGGCCTCGGTCGTGTCCGTGGTCGACGTGAAGAGCGGGACTGCCGTCCCGCTCCCCTCCCCGGCGGAGACGCCGCTCGTTCTCCCGGTCCCTCCGGGCCGCTATCGTGTCACCGTGGCCGAACCGCCTCCGGGCTCCGCGCGGGCCGAGCTGGAGGTCGCCGTCGCGGCCGGAGAGCCCGCTCTCGTCCCCCTCACCCTCCGCCCACTCGAAGAGCTCGAGGAGACCCTCCGATGA
- a CDS encoding outer membrane protein transport protein has translation MKKLVVVLLLVSAAPAAAQVESALLSKITFNLTNPGGKSLAMGGAFTAIADDATAAIANPAGLGLLSSVEVGVSGKRSDDVIGLVTARSTATGSLSNPYPPVRGVNSDIPARASGVEFAGVVIPVSRRFVAAVSYAENLRFEGDPGEDGYTYIELRDNRSGGSTRLDYLYEFREHGAVSLRNRLLGLSAAYRATDRLRIGAGVTMNRMDLELLGDAGGAHRIVNRTYRTPTQIETLTATMAIRDLDSSTLGFVVGVHADLASGGKLTAGAVYRQTGAAAGTLEIGGDVPSPLAGQESRPFSARVPRDAAVGLAARPFPGLTVAVEAQWIAYGDFIDRPLPVVSYSGLAGPFPGFPVGPLLADLAPPDDVILPRIGIEYVATTADLLLAFRLGYHREPARGVTSNLSARDAAGTAYDVDDPPYSESVRTVYDGGKPDDRFSGGLGATISRRVSFDLAFDVGRFSRVLSASLFYRF, from the coding sequence ATGAAGAAGCTGGTCGTCGTCCTTCTCCTCGTCTCGGCGGCACCCGCCGCCGCCCAGGTCGAGTCGGCCCTGCTCTCCAAGATCACGTTCAACCTGACGAACCCGGGCGGGAAATCGCTCGCCATGGGCGGTGCCTTCACCGCGATCGCCGACGATGCCACCGCGGCGATCGCCAACCCGGCCGGCCTCGGCCTCCTTTCGTCGGTCGAAGTGGGGGTCTCGGGGAAGAGGTCGGACGACGTCATCGGCCTCGTCACCGCACGCTCGACGGCGACGGGGAGCCTCTCGAACCCGTACCCGCCGGTCCGTGGCGTGAACTCCGACATCCCGGCGCGCGCCTCGGGCGTGGAGTTCGCCGGGGTCGTGATTCCCGTGTCCCGAAGGTTCGTGGCCGCCGTGAGCTACGCAGAGAACCTGCGGTTCGAGGGCGACCCGGGTGAGGACGGGTACACCTACATCGAGCTGCGCGACAACCGGTCGGGCGGCTCGACGCGACTGGACTATCTCTACGAGTTTCGCGAGCACGGCGCGGTTTCGCTCCGCAACCGGCTCCTCGGCCTCTCCGCCGCGTACCGCGCCACGGACCGTCTTCGGATCGGTGCGGGGGTCACCATGAACCGGATGGATCTGGAGCTCCTCGGCGACGCCGGCGGCGCGCACCGGATCGTGAACCGGACCTACCGCACGCCGACGCAGATCGAGACTCTCACGGCCACCATGGCGATCCGAGATCTCGACTCGAGCACCCTCGGCTTCGTCGTTGGGGTCCACGCCGACCTCGCGTCCGGCGGCAAGCTGACCGCGGGAGCGGTCTACCGCCAGACGGGTGCGGCGGCGGGCACCCTCGAGATCGGCGGAGACGTCCCGTCTCCGCTCGCCGGCCAGGAGTCCCGGCCGTTCTCGGCGCGCGTCCCCCGGGACGCTGCCGTGGGCCTGGCCGCTCGCCCGTTCCCCGGGCTGACGGTCGCCGTCGAGGCCCAGTGGATCGCGTACGGGGATTTCATAGACAGGCCCCTGCCCGTGGTCTCCTACAGCGGGCTCGCCGGGCCGTTCCCGGGATTCCCGGTGGGTCCGCTCCTCGCCGACCTCGCCCCCCCCGACGACGTCATCCTTCCGCGAATCGGGATCGAGTACGTCGCCACCACGGCGGACCTGCTTCTCGCCTTCCGGCTCGGCTATCACCGCGAGCCCGCAAGGGGCGTGACGTCGAACCTCTCGGCGCGCGACGCGGCGGGAACGGCCTACGACGTCGACGACCCGCCGTACTCCGAGAGCGTGAGGACCGTCTACGACGGAGGCAAGCCCGACGACCGGTTTTCGGGCGGCCTCGGCGCCACGATCTCGCGGCGGGTCTCCTTCGACCTCGCCTTCGACGTGGGACGTTTCTCGCGGGTGCTCTCGGCTTCGCTGTTCTACCGCTTCTGA
- a CDS encoding EVE domain-containing protein, translated as MDWLLKTEASEYAFEDLVRDRTTGWDGVTNALARKHLRSMTKGDRLVIYHTGDVKAAVGRATVAAAPRPDLLDPKGTVVDVKAGRALKKPVTLAEMKAAKVFAGSPLLTCGRLSVVPLTPEQYAFVAGD; from the coding sequence ATGGACTGGCTCCTGAAAACCGAAGCCTCCGAGTACGCGTTCGAGGATCTCGTCCGGGACAGGACCACCGGCTGGGACGGCGTGACGAACGCCCTGGCACGCAAGCACCTACGGTCGATGACGAAGGGAGACCGTCTCGTCATCTACCACACGGGCGACGTCAAGGCCGCCGTCGGGCGGGCCACCGTCGCCGCCGCGCCCCGCCCCGATCTGCTCGACCCGAAAGGGACCGTCGTCGACGTGAAGGCCGGGCGAGCGTTGAAGAAGCCCGTCACGCTCGCCGAGATGAAGGCGGCGAAGGTCTTCGCCGGGTCGCCGCTCCTGACCTGCGGGCGGCTCTCCGTCGTTCCGCTCACGCCCGAGCAGTACGCCTTCGTCGCGGGCGACTAG
- a CDS encoding hemerythrin domain-containing protein → MARPITILMNEHRLIENVLGSLETCVLEVEGGLALERAFALDYATFLRGFADAWHHGKEEDILFRRMVERGFSAESGPVAVMLHEHREGRALVGAIHGVGEGTGDVTPAERRSFLEGARGFIPLLRQHIQKEDNILYPMSERVLSSAEFETMLADFAAFETKAGADGTRDRLEALAGRLVSAFRPDEARVAAGSAGGCWSRG, encoded by the coding sequence ATGGCCCGACCCATCACGATCCTGATGAACGAGCACCGCCTCATCGAAAACGTCCTCGGCTCCCTCGAGACCTGCGTGCTCGAGGTCGAAGGCGGCCTCGCCCTCGAGCGCGCCTTCGCCCTCGACTACGCGACGTTCCTGCGCGGCTTCGCGGACGCGTGGCACCACGGCAAGGAGGAGGACATCCTCTTCCGCCGGATGGTGGAACGTGGCTTCTCGGCCGAGTCGGGGCCCGTCGCCGTCATGCTCCACGAGCACCGCGAGGGGCGCGCCCTCGTCGGGGCGATCCACGGGGTCGGAGAGGGCACGGGCGACGTGACCCCTGCCGAGAGGAGGTCCTTCCTCGAAGGGGCCCGTGGCTTCATCCCCCTCCTGCGTCAGCACATCCAGAAGGAAGACAACATCCTCTACCCGATGTCGGAGAGGGTCCTGTCTTCGGCCGAGTTCGAGACGATGCTCGCCGACTTCGCGGCTTTCGAGACGAAAGCGGGGGCCGACGGGACCCGCGACCGCCTCGAGGCGCTCGCCGGCCGGCTCGTCTCCGCGTTCCGGCCCGACGAGGCGCGGGTGGCGGCGGGGTCGGCCGGGGGCTGCTGGTCGCGCGGATGA
- a CDS encoding DUF2914 domain-containing protein: MLLNLLLLGLPGLLGAPVAIVEVSPLKATEIAVCREIVDRGCDSEGRTFAADVESVACLTKIEGATGEAFVFHVWSFEGKDVQRVRLPLRASPYRTWSLKRVKDQPGRWKVEILDPIGRSLGVVDFTVQPRKID; the protein is encoded by the coding sequence ATGCTTCTGAATCTCCTCCTCCTCGGCCTTCCGGGTCTCCTCGGCGCACCCGTCGCGATCGTCGAGGTGTCGCCCCTGAAGGCGACCGAGATCGCCGTCTGTCGGGAGATCGTCGACAGGGGCTGCGACAGCGAGGGGAGGACCTTCGCGGCCGACGTCGAGAGCGTCGCGTGCCTCACGAAGATCGAGGGGGCGACGGGCGAGGCCTTCGTCTTCCACGTCTGGTCGTTCGAGGGCAAGGACGTCCAGCGCGTACGCCTCCCGCTCCGGGCCTCGCCCTACCGGACCTGGTCGCTGAAGAGAGTGAAGGACCAGCCCGGCCGCTGGAAGGTCGAGATCCTCGACCCGATCGGCCGCTCGCTCGGCGTCGTCGACTTCACCGTCCAGCCGCGGAAGATCGACTGA
- a CDS encoding SDR family oxidoreductase — protein sequence MRIVVTGAAGFLGSHLSDLLLAEGHEVIGVDNLVTGHVRNIAHLMGNRSFRFLHHDVTEYIFLDGPVDAVLHFASPASPIDYLQIPIQTLKVGALGTHKALGLSRAKKARFLLASTSEVYGDPLVHPQPESYWGNVNPVGPRGCYDEAKRFAEAMTMAYRNFHGVETRIVRIFNTYGPRMRAKDGRIVPSLISQALAGEPLTVFGDGSQTRSFCFVSDLVDGIYRLLLSDQADPCNIGNPSEMTVMQFAETIRRLTGTASTIVHRPLPVDDPRQRRPDITLAKAKLGWEPKVGLEEGLAATIDYFRALRA from the coding sequence ATGCGTATCGTCGTGACCGGCGCCGCCGGATTCCTCGGAAGCCACCTCTCCGACCTTCTTCTCGCCGAGGGGCACGAGGTGATCGGGGTCGACAACCTCGTCACCGGCCACGTCCGCAACATCGCCCACCTGATGGGGAACCGGTCTTTCCGGTTCCTCCACCACGACGTCACGGAGTACATCTTCCTCGACGGCCCGGTCGACGCGGTCCTCCACTTCGCCTCTCCGGCTTCGCCGATCGACTACCTCCAGATCCCGATCCAGACTCTCAAGGTCGGCGCCCTCGGCACGCACAAGGCGCTCGGCCTGTCGCGCGCCAAGAAGGCCCGCTTCCTTCTCGCGTCGACGTCCGAGGTCTACGGCGATCCTCTCGTCCACCCGCAGCCCGAGAGCTACTGGGGGAACGTGAACCCGGTCGGCCCGCGCGGCTGCTACGACGAGGCCAAGCGCTTCGCCGAGGCGATGACGATGGCCTACCGGAACTTCCACGGCGTCGAGACCCGCATCGTCCGCATCTTCAACACCTACGGACCGAGGATGCGGGCCAAAGACGGGAGGATCGTCCCCTCGCTCATCAGCCAGGCTCTCGCCGGCGAGCCGCTCACCGTGTTCGGAGACGGCTCCCAGACCCGCTCCTTCTGCTTCGTCTCCGACCTCGTCGACGGCATCTACCGCCTTCTCCTGTCGGACCAGGCCGACCCGTGCAACATCGGCAATCCCTCCGAGATGACCGTCATGCAGTTCGCCGAGACGATCCGCCGGCTCACGGGGACGGCCTCGACGATCGTCCACAGACCCCTCCCCGTCGACGACCCCAGGCAGCGACGACCCGACATCACCCTCGCGAAGGCGAAGCTCGGCTGGGAGCCGAAAGTCGGGCTCGAGGAAGGGCTCGCCGCCACGATCGACTACTTCCGCGCCCTGCGCGCCTGA
- a CDS encoding Rrf2 family transcriptional regulator → MLLSRAAEVALKSLPHFDPRGPDAPGHEVRVLAFACGEPAPYLAKVLQRLARAGLLRSKRGRTGGFVLGRPASEITLADIVLAVEGAESLETVFALPEGPAGPFLLPARNELAARLSGTTLARLRREILVP, encoded by the coding sequence ATGCTCCTCTCCCGGGCGGCCGAGGTGGCGCTGAAGTCGCTGCCCCACTTCGACCCTCGCGGGCCGGACGCCCCCGGCCACGAGGTGCGCGTCCTCGCCTTCGCTTGTGGAGAACCTGCTCCGTATCTCGCGAAGGTGCTGCAGAGACTCGCCCGAGCCGGCCTCCTGCGATCGAAGCGGGGCCGGACGGGAGGATTCGTCCTCGGCAGGCCGGCGAGCGAGATCACGCTGGCCGACATCGTCCTCGCGGTCGAAGGGGCGGAGAGCCTCGAGACGGTCTTCGCGCTCCCGGAGGGTCCGGCCGGGCCGTTCCTTCTCCCGGCCCGGAACGAACTCGCGGCGCGGCTCTCTGGAACGACGCTGGCTCGCCTCCGGCGCGAGATCCTGGTCCCGTGA
- a CDS encoding pyridoxamine 5'-phosphate oxidase family protein encodes MVSETYLPPARLLATSRWAALAVVHDGAPAAAMTSYALAPDGTALYVHLSQMALHTRALLAEPRAALVVSAPDTGEGDPQTLPRLSLAGVALALVPGTPDFEAGQAAYVSRFPDAEERFGLADFVLFRFESTEARWVGGFARALRMTGAQLTEALQEAAKG; translated from the coding sequence GTGGTCTCCGAAACGTACCTGCCGCCCGCCCGCCTCCTCGCAACCTCCCGCTGGGCCGCCCTCGCGGTCGTCCACGACGGCGCCCCGGCCGCGGCGATGACCTCCTACGCGCTGGCACCCGACGGGACGGCCCTCTACGTCCACCTCTCCCAGATGGCGCTCCACACGCGTGCGCTCCTCGCGGAGCCGCGCGCGGCGCTCGTCGTCTCGGCGCCCGACACGGGCGAAGGCGATCCTCAGACTCTGCCGCGCCTTTCCCTCGCCGGCGTGGCGCTCGCGCTCGTCCCCGGGACCCCCGATTTCGAGGCCGGGCAGGCCGCGTACGTGAGCCGCTTCCCGGACGCGGAAGAGCGCTTCGGACTCGCGGACTTCGTCCTCTTCCGCTTCGAGTCGACCGAGGCTCGTTGGGTCGGCGGCTTCGCCCGGGCGCTCCGGATGACGGGCGCTCAGCTGACGGAGGCGCTGCAGGAGGCGGCGAAGGGGTAG
- a CDS encoding Rrf2 family transcriptional regulator has protein sequence MSSSTERRPLFSQTSRYALRTLAYLATHRDRWVLAREIAAGADVPPDYLSKILARLRKRGFVTSQKGWGGGFRMKGTGANVAISAVLETFDGKREKDACAFGLGRCKADAPCPLHPHWERIREEYEQMLRSVTLRDLKHETTP, from the coding sequence ATATCGTCATCCACTGAGAGGCGCCCCCTGTTTTCCCAGACCTCGCGCTACGCGCTCCGCACCCTCGCCTACCTCGCGACCCACCGCGACCGATGGGTCCTCGCCCGCGAGATCGCGGCGGGAGCGGACGTCCCGCCGGACTACCTCTCCAAGATCCTCGCCCGGCTCCGCAAGCGCGGCTTCGTCACCAGCCAGAAGGGCTGGGGCGGCGGGTTCCGGATGAAGGGCACCGGGGCGAACGTGGCCATCTCGGCCGTCCTCGAGACGTTCGACGGAAAGCGGGAAAAGGATGCCTGCGCCTTCGGCCTCGGCCGGTGCAAGGCAGACGCCCCCTGCCCCCTGCACCCTCACTGGGAACGCATCCGGGAGGAGTACGAACAGATGCTCCGGAGCGTGACGCTGCGGGACCTGAAGCACGAGACCACTCCGTGA